In Posidoniimonas polymericola, the genomic window CCGCAAGAGCAACCTGTGCGTGCAGCACTTCACGCTCTCTTGGCACCCCGAGGAAGCCGACGGGCTCACCAAAGCCGAAATGATCCGGGCCGCCCAGGCGATGCTGCGGGTCATGAAGGCGGATAAGCACCAGGCGCTGCTCGTCGCGCACGACGACCAAGCCCACCCGCATGTGCATGTGCTCTTGAACCGGGTAAACCCTGACGACGGGCGGTTGCTGTCATCGAGCTTCGAGAAGCTGAAGGCGTCCAGGTGGGCCCAGAAGTACGAAGAGGAAAGGGGCAAGATTTACTGCGAAGAGCGGGTGCTCAACAACGAGGCCCGTGACCGGGGCGAGTACACGCGGGGCGACAAGGACGACCCGCGGCATCTGCACGAGGCGCTCGAAGCGGCCAACGACAACGATGCACGTGAGCGTCTGCTCGCTGAGCACCGGCGCAAGTCGCGGGAGCTGAAAGCAGCGGCCCGCCAGCTGGAAGCCGACCGCGACGCCGCCCTCGCCCAACTAGAAGCGGGTCACCTCGACCGCAAACGCGAACTGACTCGGCGGTGCCGGCAGTCGATTGCGCGGGCGCGAACCCGTATCCGTGATCGGAGCCGGCCGCTTTGGCAGCGGCTTCGCCACGAGCACGCCGCCGAGCGGAGGGCCCACGAGCTGCGCGAAGAGCGGGTGCTCGGCCGGGTGCAGAACGCCCTGGCGGCGATCGACTTTGGGGCTCTTGTTGGCGGCCGCGAAGCCAGGCAAGGGCGGGCGAAGACCATCGGCGAGGTGTTCCAGCTGCTGAGTGATTCGGGCGCTCGCGCCGAAGCGATGAAGCGGAAGCACGAGCAAGAAAGCCAAGCCCTGCACCGCCGCCAGAAGCGGGTTGAGAAGCAGGCGGCCGATCGCCGTCGTCGGCGGCGGGATGAACTGCTAGCCGAGGCGGGGCGGCAGTATCTCGCCGAGCGCAACGCCCGGCTCTTGCTGAATGGCATGGAGCGAGCCAAGCTCCGCGCTCAGTGGCTTGAGAAAGGCCGCAAGCTACGCGACGAGATCGAACGGCTGCCGCGGTCGTTGCCGCCGGATCGGCGTACTGATCCCTACCCCGACGTCGA contains:
- a CDS encoding relaxase/mobilization nuclease domain-containing protein translates to MVPKLHKKAYSFRGVARYVLGDREGPSSDRVAWTEPINLSTRNPDMAWRVMAATAMDQARLKREAGIPNTGRKSNLCVQHFTLSWHPEEADGLTKAEMIRAAQAMLRVMKADKHQALLVAHDDQAHPHVHVLLNRVNPDDGRLLSSSFEKLKASRWAQKYEEERGKIYCEERVLNNEARDRGEYTRGDKDDPRHLHEALEAANDNDARERLLAEHRRKSRELKAAARQLEADRDAALAQLEAGHLDRKRELTRRCRQSIARARTRIRDRSRPLWQRLRHEHAAERRAHELREERVLGRVQNALAAIDFGALVGGREARQGRAKTIGEVFQLLSDSGARAEAMKRKHEQESQALHRRQKRVEKQAADRRRRRRDELLAEAGRQYLAERNARLLLNGMERAKLRAQWLEKGRKLRDEIERLPRSLPPDRRTDPYPDVENPTKPSDLLPARNAAAVARRIDKWRELRSGRSGRGRDPGRGRDDDWER